A single Blattabacterium sp. (Mastotermes darwiniensis) str. MADAR DNA region contains:
- a CDS encoding acetyl-CoA carboxylase carboxyltransferase subunit alpha: protein MEYLDFEKPIQEIQDQYINCILIERKSGVDMKEVCNQLQSKLEKTIKELHSQLTPWQRVQLSRHPNRPYALDYILSITNKESFIELHGDRNVGDDKAMIGGFGKIEDITFMFIGTQKGKNTKERQYRRFGMPNPEGYRKALRLMKLAEKFSKPIVSFIDTPGAFPGIEAEKRGQGEAIGRNIYEMMCLKVPIIVLIIGEGASGGALGIGIGDKVSMMENSWYSVISPESCSTILWGNWKEKEKSADSLKLTAEDMYKLNLIDDVIKEPLGGAHFCPEKAYEIVKKKIIKYYKELSLIDIEELIRARKNKYIAIGCFND, encoded by the coding sequence ATGGAATATTTAGATTTCGAAAAACCTATACAAGAAATACAGGATCAATATATTAATTGTATTCTTATAGAAAGAAAAAGTGGTGTAGATATGAAAGAAGTTTGTAATCAGTTACAATCTAAATTAGAAAAAACTATCAAGGAACTGCATAGTCAATTAACTCCTTGGCAGAGAGTACAATTATCTAGACATCCGAATAGGCCTTACGCATTAGATTACATATTGTCTATTACAAATAAAGAATCTTTTATTGAATTACATGGAGATCGTAATGTTGGAGATGATAAAGCTATGATAGGAGGTTTTGGGAAGATAGAGGATATAACTTTTATGTTCATAGGAACTCAAAAAGGAAAAAATACTAAGGAAAGACAATACAGAAGGTTTGGAATGCCTAATCCAGAAGGATATAGAAAAGCTTTACGTCTTATGAAATTAGCAGAAAAATTTAGTAAACCTATTGTTAGCTTTATAGATACACCAGGAGCATTTCCTGGAATAGAAGCAGAAAAAAGAGGTCAAGGAGAAGCTATAGGAAGAAATATTTATGAAATGATGTGTTTAAAAGTTCCTATTATTGTTTTAATTATAGGAGAAGGTGCTAGTGGAGGTGCTTTGGGTATTGGAATAGGAGATAAAGTTTCTATGATGGAAAATTCTTGGTATTCCGTAATTTCTCCTGAAAGTTGTTCTACAATACTTTGGGGAAATTGGAAAGAAAAAGAAAAATCAGCAGATTCCTTGAAATTAACAGCAGAAGATATGTACAAACTGAATCTTATAGATGATGTTATTAAAGAACCTTTAGGAGGTGCACATTTTTGTCCAGAAAAAGCTTATGAAATTGTTAAAAAAAAAATAATAAAATATTATAAAGAATTATCGTTAATCGATATAGAAGAACTTATTAGAGCGAGGAAAAATAAGTATATTGCTATAGGTTGTTTTAATGATTAG
- a CDS encoding succinate dehydrogenase/fumarate reductase iron-sulfur subunit yields MKRNLNFILKIWRQKNNQEKGKFETYKIYDISPDCSFLEMLDILNHQILCKKGIPISFDHDCREGICGMCSLYINGRAHGPENLITTCQLHMRHFHDGETIYIEPWRAKAFPIIKDLVVDRSSFDRIIISGGFISVNTFGKTVDGNMIPISKEEVDKAFDAATCIGCGACVAACKNRSAMLFVASKVSQFALLPQGKIEKKKRVLNMVKKMDEEGFGNCTNTKACEIDCPKGISTEYISFMNKEYIQSFI; encoded by the coding sequence ATGAAAAGGAACCTCAATTTTATATTAAAAATATGGAGACAAAAGAATAATCAAGAAAAAGGGAAATTTGAAACTTATAAAATTTATGATATATCACCTGATTGTTCCTTTCTAGAAATGTTAGATATTTTAAATCATCAAATTTTATGTAAAAAGGGAATTCCTATATCATTTGATCATGATTGTCGTGAAGGAATTTGTGGGATGTGTTCTTTATATATAAATGGGAGAGCTCATGGACCTGAAAATTTAATTACAACTTGTCAGTTACATATGCGTCATTTTCACGATGGAGAAACTATATATATTGAACCTTGGAGAGCAAAGGCTTTTCCTATTATTAAGGACCTTGTTGTAGATAGATCTTCTTTTGACAGAATTATTATATCAGGTGGATTTATTTCTGTAAACACATTTGGAAAAACAGTAGATGGAAACATGATTCCTATTTCAAAAGAAGAGGTGGATAAAGCTTTTGATGCCGCAACTTGTATTGGTTGTGGAGCGTGCGTTGCAGCATGCAAAAATAGATCAGCCATGTTATTTGTTGCCTCAAAAGTTTCACAATTTGCTTTATTGCCTCAAGGAAAAATAGAAAAAAAAAAACGAGTATTAAATATGGTGAAAAAAATGGATGAAGAAGGTTTTGGAAATTGCACCAACACTAAGGCTTGTGAAATTGATTGTCCAAAAGGTATTTCCACGGAATATATTTCTTTTATGAATAAGGAATATATTCAATCCTTTATTTAA
- a CDS encoding fumarate reductase/succinate dehydrogenase flavoprotein subunit, with amino-acid sequence MEINKMKESLKLNSKIPIGSLDHKWGNHKYTLKLVSPNNRSNMEIIVVGTGLSGGSASATLAELGYKVKVFCYQDSPRRAHSVAAQGGINAAKNYKGDNDSVHQLFSDTIKGGDYRSREANVYRLSEISSNIIDQCVAQGVPFARDYAGYLENRSFGGTKVSRTFYAKGQTGQQLLLACYSAMSRQIGKGRIKMYNRHEMMDLVVIDGVARGIIARNLISGAIERHAAHAVVIASGGYGNVFFLSTNAMGSNVSAIWKVHKKGGFFANPCYTQIHPTCIPSHGNHQSKLTLMSESLRNDGRIWVPKRVEDSIAIRNGKKDPEKLGEEERDYYLERRYPSFGNLVPRDVASRAAKERCDKGFGIENNENKEGVFLDFSSSIERYGIEKANELGIKKPNSIKIRKFGEEVLESKYGNLFHMYEKITDKNPYKTPMKIYPSIHYTMGGLWVDYNLMSSIPGCYIIGEANFSDHGANRLGASALMQGLADGYFILPYTIADYLSMYIREKKDISTKHVEFDQSEKKVKDRILQLLSNNGDLSVDFFHRRLGKIMWKYVGMTRNERGLYKSIKKIQELRDEFWENIFVPGSIEDGFNLELEKAGRLADFLELGELIAMDALNRKESCGSHFREEYQTKEGEALRDDIHYKHVSVWEYQEDKSISEEIMHKENLTFSFSKLQLRSYK; translated from the coding sequence ATGGAAATAAATAAGATGAAAGAATCTTTGAAACTAAATTCAAAAATACCGATTGGTTCATTAGATCATAAATGGGGCAATCACAAATATACTTTAAAATTAGTTTCTCCTAATAATAGATCTAATATGGAGATTATTGTTGTTGGAACAGGTCTTTCTGGTGGATCTGCTTCTGCTACTTTAGCTGAATTAGGATATAAAGTCAAAGTTTTTTGTTATCAAGATTCTCCAAGAAGAGCACACTCTGTAGCTGCTCAAGGTGGTATTAACGCTGCTAAAAATTATAAGGGGGATAATGATTCTGTACATCAACTTTTTTCTGATACCATTAAAGGAGGAGATTATAGATCACGTGAAGCTAATGTTTATCGTTTGTCAGAGATATCTTCTAATATCATTGATCAATGTGTAGCTCAAGGGGTTCCGTTTGCAAGAGATTATGCTGGTTATCTTGAAAATAGATCTTTTGGTGGAACAAAAGTATCTAGAACTTTTTATGCTAAAGGACAAACAGGACAACAGCTATTACTAGCTTGTTATTCAGCCATGTCTAGACAAATAGGGAAAGGACGAATCAAAATGTATAATCGCCATGAAATGATGGATTTAGTAGTAATAGATGGTGTAGCTAGAGGAATTATTGCTAGAAATTTAATATCTGGAGCAATTGAACGTCATGCAGCTCATGCTGTTGTAATTGCGTCAGGAGGTTATGGCAATGTATTTTTTTTATCTACTAATGCAATGGGGTCTAATGTTAGTGCTATATGGAAAGTTCATAAGAAAGGTGGATTTTTTGCGAATCCTTGTTATACACAAATACATCCTACTTGTATTCCTTCACATGGAAATCATCAATCTAAATTGACCTTGATGTCCGAATCATTGAGAAATGATGGACGTATATGGGTACCTAAAAGAGTAGAAGATTCTATTGCTATAAGAAATGGAAAAAAAGATCCTGAAAAACTTGGAGAAGAGGAAAGAGACTATTATCTAGAAAGACGTTATCCCTCCTTTGGAAATCTTGTTCCAAGAGATGTAGCATCTCGTGCAGCAAAGGAACGTTGTGATAAGGGTTTTGGAATAGAAAATAATGAAAATAAAGAAGGGGTTTTTTTGGATTTTTCTTCTTCTATAGAACGATATGGGATAGAAAAGGCCAATGAGCTTGGAATAAAAAAACCTAATTCTATAAAAATTAGAAAATTTGGAGAAGAAGTCTTAGAATCTAAATATGGAAATCTATTTCATATGTATGAAAAAATTACCGATAAAAATCCTTATAAAACTCCCATGAAAATTTATCCTTCTATTCATTATACAATGGGAGGATTATGGGTGGATTATAATTTAATGTCTTCAATTCCAGGATGTTATATTATAGGAGAAGCTAATTTTTCTGATCATGGAGCTAATCGTCTTGGAGCATCTGCTTTAATGCAAGGTTTAGCTGATGGTTATTTTATTTTGCCTTATACTATAGCCGATTATTTATCCATGTATATACGTGAAAAAAAAGATATATCTACAAAACATGTAGAATTTGACCAATCAGAAAAAAAGGTTAAAGATAGAATTTTACAATTACTTTCCAATAATGGAGATTTATCTGTGGATTTTTTTCACAGAAGACTTGGAAAAATAATGTGGAAATATGTTGGAATGACTAGAAATGAGAGAGGTCTATATAAATCCATCAAAAAAATACAAGAACTTCGTGATGAATTTTGGGAAAATATTTTTGTTCCTGGAAGTATTGAAGATGGATTTAATTTAGAACTAGAAAAAGCTGGACGTTTAGCCGATTTTTTGGAATTGGGAGAATTAATAGCTATGGATGCTCTAAACAGAAAAGAGTCTTGTGGTAGTCATTTTAGGGAAGAATATCAAACGAAGGAAGGAGAAGCTCTTCGTGATGATATTCATTATAAACATGTTTCCGTATGGGAATATCAAGAGGATAAATCAATTTCAGAAGAAATTATGCATAAAGAAAACTTAACTTTTAGTTTTTCAAAATTGCAATTACGTTCTTATAAATAA
- a CDS encoding succinate dehydrogenase cytochrome b subunit, whose translation MATTGIFLMSFLLIHLSVNLFLFYGEEAFNNAVFFMRRNILVRILEYVLAFGFIVHIFFGIRLHLKNNKSKGKIDYSVKQPVTTFSSRTMIYTGFLILCFLILHLMNFMIPMKYNDNINSDYILVISLFKNPVYTFFYVFSFLVLGFHLNHGFQSSFQSLGLSNKKKLFWIQKLGFFYFWFVCSGFSIIAIWFFFNGNK comes from the coding sequence ATGGCCACTACTGGAATTTTTCTTATGTCTTTTCTTTTGATTCATTTAAGTGTAAATCTTTTTCTTTTTTACGGAGAAGAAGCTTTTAATAATGCTGTTTTTTTTATGAGAAGAAATATTCTTGTACGAATATTAGAATATGTTCTTGCATTCGGTTTCATTGTTCATATCTTTTTTGGAATAAGATTACACCTGAAAAATAATAAATCAAAAGGAAAAATAGATTATTCCGTAAAACAACCTGTTACAACATTTAGTAGTCGGACAATGATTTATACAGGATTTCTAATCTTATGTTTTTTAATTTTGCATTTAATGAATTTCATGATTCCTATGAAATATAATGATAATATCAATTCAGATTATATATTGGTTATTTCCTTGTTTAAAAATCCCGTATATACATTTTTCTATGTCTTTTCATTTTTAGTTCTGGGATTTCATTTAAATCATGGATTTCAATCTTCATTCCAATCATTGGGTTTGTCTAACAAAAAAAAATTATTTTGGATCCAGAAGTTAGGTTTTTTTTATTTTTGGTTTGTTTGTTCCGGTTTTTCTATTATCGCTATTTGGTTTTTTTTCAATGGAAATAAATAA
- a CDS encoding cysteine desulfurase family protein translates to MKRAYLDNAATTPVRSEVIKVMGNTLRYSFGNPSSTQHSYGREARSIIEESRIRIAKNIKAYPSEIIFTSCGTEANNIILRSAVIDLKVQCILTSPLEHYSVLQTVSDLSYRYKVLVEFIKIEDKGIIDLNHLEMVLKKNFTKRRILVSLMYANNEIGNLLEIDKVGILCKKYNTYFHSDTIQIIGNYPINMKKSPLDFATASAHKFYGPKGIGFVFIREKFVKKIKPLITGGNQEYGIRSGTENVYGIVGLSKALHLACCNLTNHMEKILNLKLYCISELKKTIPNIVFNGLSDTPDKSVPTILNIFYPKKDHLLYFHLDLMGVSISNGSSCNSIGFKNISHVIKSIDNKNLLKDMTPIRISFGFFNNKKDVDLLIKAFNKIKN, encoded by the coding sequence ATGAAACGAGCATACTTAGATAATGCGGCTACAACCCCTGTAAGAAGTGAAGTTATAAAAGTAATGGGGAACACATTAAGATATTCATTTGGAAATCCTTCTTCTACACAACATAGTTATGGAAGGGAAGCTCGTTCTATAATAGAAGAATCTAGAATTCGTATAGCAAAGAATATAAAAGCGTATCCATCTGAAATTATTTTCACTTCTTGTGGAACAGAGGCTAATAATATAATTTTGAGATCGGCTGTCATAGATTTAAAGGTCCAATGTATTTTAACCTCTCCCTTAGAACATTATTCTGTATTACAAACAGTATCGGATCTATCCTATAGATATAAAGTTTTGGTAGAATTTATCAAAATCGAAGACAAAGGAATCATAGACTTGAATCATCTGGAAATGGTATTAAAAAAAAATTTTACTAAAAGAAGAATTCTTGTAAGTTTAATGTATGCCAACAATGAGATTGGAAATTTATTAGAAATAGATAAAGTTGGAATTCTTTGTAAGAAATACAATACTTATTTCCATTCAGATACAATTCAAATTATTGGAAATTACCCCATAAACATGAAAAAATCTCCTTTGGATTTTGCTACTGCTAGTGCACACAAATTTTATGGACCAAAAGGAATAGGTTTTGTATTTATTAGAGAAAAGTTTGTCAAAAAAATCAAACCATTAATCACAGGAGGAAATCAAGAATATGGAATTCGTTCAGGAACAGAAAATGTTTATGGGATTGTTGGTTTATCGAAAGCTTTACATTTGGCATGTTGTAATTTAACCAATCATATGGAAAAAATTTTAAATTTAAAATTGTATTGTATTTCTGAATTGAAAAAAACAATTCCAAATATAGTCTTTAATGGATTATCAGATACTCCTGATAAGAGTGTTCCTACTATATTGAATATTTTTTATCCAAAAAAAGATCATTTATTATATTTTCATTTAGATTTAATGGGAGTATCTATTTCTAATGGAAGTTCTTGTAATTCAATAGGGTTTAAAAATATATCCCATGTTATTAAATCTATAGACAATAAAAACTTGTTGAAAGATATGACACCTATAAGGATATCTTTTGGGTTTTTCAATAATAAAAAAGATGTTGATTTATTGATTAAAGCCTTCAATAAGATAAAAAATTGA
- the rny gene encoding ribonuclease Y — protein sequence MKINVGFSILMGFMIGIITCYFFGKKTILKKYIQLLEKANIKAKKIIKNAEKEGDSIKRKKILQAKEKFIELKYKHEKNVHLREKKIIDIENQTKEKKNILSKEIEIYFKRNNRLETQIHDFEKKLKNIQKKQEEFKNMHIKQVELLEKISNYSSEEAKKELIEILKEEAKVKAQSYIQNIIEESQLTAKIEARKIVIQAIQRIGTEQAVENSVSVFNIESDDVKGRIIGREGRNIRALEKATGVEIIVDDTPEAILLSCFNPIRREIARLALHKLVIDGRIHPARIEEIVAKTEKQMEEEIVEIGKKNIIDLGIHGIHPELITMIGRMKYRSSYGQNLLQHSREVAHLAGILASELGLNAKLAKRAGLLHDIGKVPEKESELPHAILGMQWAEKYGENIEVCNAIGSHHDEIEMKAFLSPIVQVSDSISGARPGVRRNSFESYSKRLKNLEDIAFSFDGVNKAFAIQAGRELRVIVESEKIDDKKAFQLSCDITEKIKNEMTYPGQIKVTVIRETRAVQIAR from the coding sequence ATGAAAATAAATGTTGGATTTTCGATCCTAATGGGGTTCATGATTGGAATTATCACATGTTATTTTTTTGGAAAAAAAACCATATTGAAAAAATATATTCAATTATTAGAAAAAGCCAATATTAAAGCAAAAAAAATTATAAAAAATGCAGAAAAAGAAGGAGACTCTATAAAAAGAAAAAAAATACTTCAAGCAAAAGAAAAATTTATAGAACTTAAGTATAAACATGAAAAAAATGTTCACCTTAGAGAAAAAAAAATAATTGATATAGAAAATCAAACAAAAGAAAAAAAAAACATTCTTTCAAAAGAAATAGAAATTTATTTTAAAAGAAATAACCGTTTAGAAACACAAATACACGATTTTGAAAAAAAATTGAAAAATATTCAAAAAAAACAAGAAGAATTTAAAAATATGCATATAAAACAAGTAGAATTACTTGAAAAAATATCCAATTATTCTTCTGAAGAGGCTAAAAAAGAATTAATTGAAATACTTAAAGAAGAAGCAAAAGTAAAAGCACAATCCTACATACAAAATATTATAGAAGAATCACAATTAACTGCAAAAATAGAAGCTAGAAAAATTGTAATTCAAGCTATACAAAGAATAGGGACAGAACAAGCAGTTGAAAACTCTGTATCTGTTTTTAATATAGAATCAGATGATGTGAAAGGACGAATTATTGGACGAGAAGGAAGAAACATAAGAGCTTTGGAAAAAGCAACAGGTGTAGAGATCATTGTGGATGATACTCCAGAAGCTATTCTTTTATCCTGTTTCAATCCTATAAGAAGAGAGATAGCAAGACTAGCACTTCACAAATTGGTAATAGATGGTCGTATTCATCCAGCAAGAATCGAAGAAATTGTGGCAAAGACAGAAAAACAAATGGAAGAAGAAATAGTAGAAATAGGAAAAAAAAATATAATCGATTTAGGAATTCATGGAATTCATCCAGAATTAATTACAATGATAGGAAGAATGAAATATCGTTCTTCTTATGGACAAAATCTTTTGCAGCATTCTAGAGAAGTGGCTCATCTAGCAGGTATATTGGCGTCAGAATTAGGGTTGAATGCTAAATTGGCAAAACGTGCAGGTTTATTACATGATATTGGAAAAGTTCCTGAAAAAGAATCAGAACTTCCTCATGCTATTTTAGGAATGCAATGGGCAGAAAAGTATGGAGAAAACATAGAAGTTTGTAATGCTATAGGATCTCACCATGATGAAATAGAGATGAAAGCTTTCTTATCTCCTATTGTCCAAGTATCAGACTCTATTAGCGGAGCACGTCCTGGAGTAAGAAGAAATTCTTTCGAATCTTACTCAAAAAGATTAAAAAATCTGGAAGATATAGCTTTCAGTTTTGATGGAGTTAATAAAGCTTTTGCTATACAAGCAGGGAGAGAACTACGTGTAATAGTAGAAAGCGAAAAAATAGATGACAAAAAAGCTTTTCAATTATCTTGTGATATAACAGAGAAAATAAAGAATGAAATGACTTATCCTGGTCAAATAAAAGTAACAGTTATTAGAGAAACAAGAGCTGTACAAATAGCAAGATAA
- a CDS encoding deoxyhypusine synthase family protein: protein MKITSFIEKYYLHFNALSLSEAAKAYKYHIKDNGKMMITLAGAMSTAELGKILAEMIRKDKVHIISCTGANLEEDIMNLIAHKHYKKIPDYRYLTPDEEKYFFKKGFNRVTDTCIPEEQAFKQLQKYIFNIWKRAQEKEKRYFPHEYIYQLLLDNILEPYYNINSKDSWVLAAAKKNIPIVIPGWEDSTIGNIFSSYCMKKLFSPFIVKNGIEYMIYLAEWYQKESIKNKIGFFQIGGGISGDFPICVVPMLSQDIGAKDIPFWAYFCQISDSTTSYGSYSGAIPNEKITWGKLDKETPKFIIESDATIVAPLIFAYVLNM, encoded by the coding sequence ATGAAAATCACTTCCTTTATTGAAAAATATTACCTTCATTTTAATGCTTTATCTTTATCAGAAGCAGCTAAAGCCTATAAATATCATATTAAAGATAATGGAAAAATGATGATCACATTAGCAGGAGCTATGAGTACGGCAGAGCTAGGAAAAATATTAGCAGAAATGATACGAAAAGATAAAGTTCATATTATATCTTGTACTGGGGCTAATTTAGAAGAAGATATAATGAATTTAATCGCTCATAAACATTATAAAAAAATTCCTGATTATAGATATTTAACTCCTGATGAGGAAAAATATTTTTTCAAAAAAGGATTTAACCGTGTTACGGATACTTGTATTCCAGAAGAACAAGCTTTTAAACAATTACAAAAATATATTTTCAATATATGGAAAAGAGCTCAAGAAAAAGAAAAACGTTATTTCCCCCATGAGTATATTTATCAATTATTATTGGACAATATTTTAGAACCTTATTACAATATTAATTCAAAAGACAGCTGGGTATTGGCTGCAGCAAAAAAAAATATACCTATAGTAATTCCAGGTTGGGAAGACAGCACAATAGGAAATATTTTTTCTTCGTATTGTATGAAAAAATTATTCTCTCCATTTATCGTAAAAAATGGAATTGAATATATGATTTATTTAGCAGAATGGTACCAAAAAGAATCTATCAAAAACAAAATAGGTTTTTTCCAAATAGGAGGAGGAATATCTGGAGACTTTCCTATTTGTGTTGTTCCTATGTTATCACAAGATATAGGAGCGAAAGATATACCTTTTTGGGCCTATTTTTGCCAAATTTCTGATTCAACCACTAGTTATGGATCGTACTCAGGTGCTATTCCTAATGAGAAAATAACTTGGGGAAAATTAGATAAAGAAACTCCTAAATTTATCATAGAATCAGACGCAACCATTGTTGCTCCATTAATTTTTGCATATGTGTTAAATATGTAA
- the lpdA gene encoding dihydrolipoyl dehydrogenase gives MNNYDLVVIGSGPGGYVSAIRASQLGLRTAIIEKYQELGGTCLNVGCIPSKSLLYSSKYFLFAKKKHYSHGIFYEKLSLDFRKMIERKNGIVKKTNEGVKYLMKKNKIDLYQGIASFKTNHSLSIFDKKYLKEIQKIQFKYCIIATGSKPSCLPFLNFDIQKRIISSTEALFLNEIPKKLIVIGGGFIGLELGSIYHRLGSSVTIIETMDRIIPNMDHSLSQEIKKILEESSIQIENSLSINNIEILEKTKEVSVYVKNKNNGKNMKYIGDYCLLSVGRTPYTKNLGLENIGIKKNKKGFILVNDLLQSSVNNIYAIGDVIGGKMLAHKAEEEGLYAAEHIAGQKPNKINYDLVPSVIYTYPEVSSVGKTEKEIKKEGIEYNIGFFPMKILGISHASDCKSGFVKIISHKKTDEILGVHMIGEHATDMIMEATVAMEFRSSSEDIYRICHPHPTFSESIKEAALLSFENKSIHM, from the coding sequence ATGAATAATTACGATCTTGTTGTAATAGGTTCTGGTCCAGGAGGTTATGTTTCAGCTATCCGTGCTAGTCAACTTGGTCTTCGTACAGCTATTATAGAAAAATACCAAGAATTAGGTGGAACATGTTTAAATGTAGGTTGCATTCCTTCTAAATCTCTTTTATATTCTTCCAAATATTTTCTTTTTGCGAAAAAAAAACACTATTCACATGGTATTTTTTACGAAAAATTATCCTTAGATTTCAGAAAAATGATAGAAAGAAAAAACGGGATTGTAAAGAAAACGAATGAAGGAGTTAAATATTTAATGAAAAAAAATAAAATTGATTTATATCAAGGAATTGCCTCATTTAAAACCAATCATAGTTTATCTATTTTTGATAAAAAATATTTAAAAGAAATACAAAAAATACAATTTAAATATTGTATAATAGCCACAGGATCAAAACCTTCATGTCTTCCATTTTTAAATTTCGATATCCAAAAGAGAATTATTTCTTCTACAGAAGCTCTTTTTCTAAATGAAATACCAAAAAAATTAATAGTAATTGGAGGAGGATTTATTGGATTAGAATTGGGTTCTATTTATCATCGATTAGGAAGCAGTGTTACCATTATTGAAACTATGGATAGAATCATCCCCAATATGGATCATTCCTTAAGTCAAGAAATTAAAAAAATATTGGAAGAATCTTCTATTCAAATAGAGAATTCCTTATCAATAAATAACATAGAAATCTTAGAAAAGACTAAAGAAGTATCAGTTTACGTTAAAAATAAAAATAATGGAAAGAATATGAAATATATAGGGGATTATTGTCTTCTATCAGTAGGAAGAACTCCTTATACAAAGAATCTTGGATTAGAAAATATAGGAATCAAAAAAAACAAAAAAGGATTCATATTAGTTAATGATCTCTTACAAAGTTCTGTCAATAATATCTATGCTATAGGAGATGTAATAGGAGGAAAAATGTTAGCGCATAAAGCAGAAGAAGAAGGTTTGTATGCAGCAGAACATATTGCTGGACAAAAACCAAACAAAATAAATTATGATTTAGTACCATCCGTTATCTATACTTATCCTGAAGTATCTAGTGTTGGAAAAACCGAAAAGGAAATAAAGAAAGAAGGAATAGAATACAATATAGGTTTTTTTCCAATGAAAATATTGGGAATATCACATGCAAGTGACTGTAAATCAGGTTTTGTAAAAATAATATCCCATAAAAAAACGGATGAAATACTAGGAGTTCATATGATAGGAGAACATGCCACTGATATGATTATGGAAGCAACTGTAGCCATGGAATTCCGTTCTTCTTCAGAAGATATTTATAGAATTTGTCATCCACATCCTACTTTTAGTGAATCTATCAAAGAAGCAGCATTATTGAGTTTTGAAAATAAATCAATACATATGTAA
- a CDS encoding fatty acid desaturase: MNTQYLEIKRAFKDWKKIVKPYYPNNGKAFTHIINTFIPFIVIWVIMEYYIFNYSKYLTFLFSILNSFFLIRIFIIQHDCGHQSFTSSRRINNVIGFICSLLTLIPFKYWAKSHNYHHAHNSQLDFRDIGDITILTVREYHELSFWKKIKYRMYRSFFVMFFLGPIYYIFIHSRLPLIHIKGWERVKIDLWISNFCILFFYVFIGYFIGFFKLLFIQLPISVCFSIVAIWIFYVQHQHNPNYKEWKKNWSYCVAAIKGSSFYKLPKIIHWFTGNIGYHHIHHLSPRIPFYYLPDCHSKNPIFDKYVTKMNFSGSFKCARYKLWDEKNKKMISFKSYEKSRI, translated from the coding sequence ATGAATACTCAATATTTAGAAATAAAGAGAGCTTTTAAGGATTGGAAGAAAATTGTAAAACCTTATTATCCAAATAATGGCAAAGCTTTTACTCATATTATCAACACTTTTATTCCTTTTATTGTTATTTGGGTAATAATGGAATATTATATTTTTAACTACTCAAAATATCTGACATTTTTATTTTCTATATTAAATTCATTTTTTTTAATAAGAATATTTATTATTCAGCATGATTGTGGACATCAGTCTTTTACTTCTTCAAGAAGGATCAATAATGTAATAGGTTTTATTTGCAGTCTTTTAACCTTGATTCCATTTAAATATTGGGCTAAATCACACAATTATCATCATGCACATAATTCTCAATTGGATTTCAGAGATATAGGAGATATAACGATTCTTACAGTTCGAGAATATCATGAATTAAGTTTTTGGAAAAAAATAAAGTATAGAATGTATCGTTCATTTTTTGTTATGTTTTTTTTGGGTCCTATTTATTATATTTTTATACATAGTAGATTGCCATTGATTCATATAAAAGGTTGGGAAAGAGTAAAAATAGATCTTTGGATAAGTAATTTTTGTATTTTATTTTTTTATGTATTTATAGGATATTTCATAGGTTTTTTTAAATTATTATTTATACAATTGCCAATTTCTGTTTGCTTTTCTATTGTAGCTATATGGATTTTTTATGTTCAACATCAACATAATCCTAATTATAAAGAATGGAAAAAAAATTGGAGTTATTGTGTAGCAGCAATAAAAGGAAGTTCTTTTTACAAACTACCAAAAATAATTCATTGGTTTACAGGAAATATAGGATATCATCATATTCATCATTTATCACCAAGGATTCCATTTTATTATTTACCAGATTGTCATAGTAAGAATCCTATTTTTGATAAATATGTAACAAAAATGAATTTTTCAGGAAGTTTTAAATGTGCTAGATACAAACTTTGGGATGAAAAAAACAAGAAAATGATAAGTTTTAAATCTTATGAAAAAAGTAGAATATGA